GGAATGTTTTCAGGCAGTTCGCGCCGCGGGTGTGGTGGCTGCGTTAGTAGGAGCCGGTATTCTGGCGGCAGAAAAACTTTCCACGCCCGATGCCGATAGCTTCTGGGTTATTTTTGTTCTTGTCGGTCCGGTCCTGCTGGCCATCGGTAACCTCTATCGTACGCTGCGCTGGCCCAAAGGCGTATCTGCCGATGCGTTGGCCCCGGGGATACTGGTTGCCGCCGCAATGATGTTGCTGGGTGCCGGATTCTTGCCTGGTTTCTCGCTCGCGGTACCGATGGACCAAAGCCTGTCATTCATTCTGATCGCCGTACAGGCCCTGGTCTTTGCGGGGATGTTTTTGCTGCTGCTGTTGCTGCAGAAAGCTGGTGGACCGGTTTTTCTGAGTCTGTTGGGATCTGTCGGCGCCCTTGTCGGTGTACCAGTCGCAATATTTCTGCAGGGTGAAACGCCGCCAGAAGGGCTCTTTCTCGGGGCTACCCTGATTGCCGTTGGCGTTACCATGCTTACGATTGGCAATGCTACGCGTGAACAGTCCAATACTCCCAGAGCGGCCTGGTAGCGGCAATGCAATCAAGTTGCCGAAGCCTCAAATTCATCTCTGCTGCAGAGCTCCTCTTCTTCTGAAGAGTGATTAGCCATGAACTTGAGGTGGTTTGATCAACGACTCAGCAGGAATACCCAAGCCTTCGTGAAGCTTCCAGATCATCTTCAAAGTCAGCGAGCGTTTATGATTAAGAATCTCGTAAACGCGATTACTTTTGCCGATCATCGGCTCCAAGTCTTTTACGGTCAAGCTCTTGCGTTCCATTTCGAACTTGATTGCCTCAACAGGATCAGGCAAATCCATCGGGAAATTTTTGGCCTCATAAGCCTCGATAAGTGTGACCATGACATCCAGCTTTTCACCTTCCGGGGTGTCTGGCCCAGCCATCATCAGGCTTTCAATTTCATTTAATGCCGCACGGTAGTCAGCATCAGTTTTAATCGGTTTGATGTCCATGATTAATCCTCCGGTAGTTAAATGGTTTGCACATCAATCTTGTCGTATTGCACATGGGTGCCAATAAAGCGGATATATACAACCCTGTAGGCGTAATTGATCCACACGACAAGTCGATACTTGTTCCCCGCAATATTGAACACCGCTCGGCCGTCTTTAAGGATGCTGGCATTCCTGAAGGCCTGCTTTACCTCGGCAGGTGACCTCCAGTCCGCATGCAAGGCATGACGGTACCAGGCCAATGTTGGCTCTTTGGCATCCTGATATTCCGGGTTCTCTTCCCAGAAGGCTTTCAGTGTCGATAGTGCGATGATTCTCATGTTACCGACATGCTAGTCCCAAAATGGGACTTTTACAATTGGCTTTTTTGGTCGCTCGCACATATTGCTAACGTAATCAACCTGTATCTCCTCTTGGTATAGCGTTCGAATGAGGCATCCAGTGCTTATGGGTTTGTGGAAAAATAGAACTTTTCGAAGGAATCTCTAAGTATGGTATTTTTCATGGTATCGCCGTTTATCAGGAAAATAAGCCATTGAATATAAAAGATAAAAATGGCTTGTTTACAATCGAGTGGGAGTGACCGGAATGAGTAACACATTGAAATATAAAAATAAAATAAGCTCAATTGATAATACAATCCGCGTTATCAATGTTTTTTAGAAACTTCTCGACAGGAAGGGAGTTGAATCCGGCTGCACAACGCAGTGGGTGAGGGCATGACGAAATCCTCGAAACAGAAATGGGTCTTTCCCGCACGCTTCCGTGCTGGAGCCTATAGCTGGAAATCCTCCAGGTTAGCTTGCCAACGACGTCGCGAAGCTGTTTCCGAAATCAAAAAGGTTGCGAAGCAGGAGCCTGTTCTCGCCGCAGAAGGCGCGGTTCGCCTGATAGAAAAGCTTTGGCCTGCCTTGGAGCATGTGGACAGTTCCAGCGGTGCCTTGGGTTCCGCAGTGAACAAAACACTTTATGACCTGATTCCCTTAATCATCAATGCGCCGGCTGAGGCCAAAACGCGCGACAAATGGCTCGAACGGGTATGGCAGGCCATGGAAGATGATGGCGTCGATTACCTTGGCCCGGTGGGTGACCGCTGGGGCGAGCTATGTGGATCGTTGGAAACAGCCAATCAGTGGGCAGAGGAATTGATGCCAACGCTGAAGTCGTGCTGGACTGACCCGAATCCGGGTAACTATTTTCATGGCGCATCGGCCTGTCTGTCCTGTCTGTTGGTGGCCAGACGTCACCAGGATCTGCTTGACCTGCTGGCGCTGGACCGCAAACCCTTCTGGCATTATCGCCGCTTCGGTGTTGAAGCAATGCTGGCGATGGGCAAGAAGTCGGAAGCCCTGAAATACGCCGAGGCATCGAGAGGGCTCAACCAACCTGATTCGGCGATTGACCAAGTCTGCGAAGAAATCCTGATTTCCTCCGGCCTGCAGGACGAGGCTTATCGGCGCTATGGGTTAAGCGCGGCCCAGGGCAATTCGTATCTCGCGCGGTATCGTGCTGTGGCGAATCGCTATCCGATGATGGAGCCGGCAGAAATGCTTGCTGATCTAATCAAGACCACGCCGGGAGAAGAGGGCAAGTGGTTTGCAACCGCGAAGAAACTCGAGTTGTTTGATCTGGCACTGGAACTCGCCAACCAGAGTCCCTGTGATCCGAAAACGCTGACCAGGGCGGCCAGGGATTATCTTGACTCGGCACCGGCATTTGCTCTCGGTACCGCCATGGCGGCGCTGCGTTGGTTGAGTGAAGGGTGGGGTTACGAGGTGACCAGCATCGATGTGGTGGCCGCGTATTACCTGGCGATGGACGCTGCCACCCGATTGAATAAGGCTGACGAAGTCAGCGAGCAGATGCGGCTGCTCGTCGAGGTGAACGACAATGCCGGAAGACAGAACGCGGCCAGACAGTTTGTTCGCCAGGCTCTGCAGGGGCGAATGCGAGACCATGGGGACGACAATTCCCCCGTGGGCGAAAATGGATGACTATTTGGGCGTTGATAAAGGTAACATATATGCTACCATCTGGATCACATGATCGAGATTAGGGAATACCTTGATGCCGAGGGAAGCAGTCCATATGCCAAATGGTTCAATCGTCTGAATGTCGCCGCGGCGGTCAAGGTGGCGACAGCCGTCCATCGGATGGAGCAGGGAAATTTCTCTAACGTGAAAGGTGTGGGTGCCGGCGTCTATGAGTACCGCATCGATTTTGGTCCGGGGTACCGGATTTACTTCGGCAAGGAGGGCGACCGGTTGGTGTTATTGCTCGCGGGCGGCACCAAGAAACGCCAGGACGCGGATATTTCGGCTGCAAAAGGGCATTGGCGCGACTACAAACGCCGATAACGGCAAGAGGTGTAACGATGGCTCTGACAAAAGATTTTAAGGACACCATTCAGGCACGCGCTCAACGGGATCCTGCGTTCCGTAAGGCTCTGCTGCAGGAAGGAGCCGAATGCCTGCTCGCCGGTGACGTCGATACGGGCAAGGCAGTGCTGCGCGACTATATCAACGCGACGATGGGGTTCGAGGAGCTCTCCCAAGTCTTCGACAAATCGAGCAAGAGCCTCATGCGCATGTTTGGGCCGAAAGGGAATCCTCAGGCGAGTAACCTGTTTGCTGTGATCCACTACCTGCAGGAGCAGGAGGGTATACACCTCGAAGTCAAAGCACGGAGGGTGGCCTAGGGATTTGTAAGGCAGCGGCCAATTGGCCAATATTCAAAGTATTTTTAAGCATTTTCTGAGCATGGTATTTTTCATGGTATTGCGAATTAGAGGGAAAATAAGCCATTGAATATAAAAGATAAAAACGGCTTGTTTACAATCGAGTGGGAGTGACCGGTATTTTTAATGCATTGATTTTTATGACTGAAAGTGCATTGGATGATCTGAGCAAAATAGACGCGGATAGGGAATGATGGCTGAATCATGCAGTCATAACAATCTGCGCGGAGTGGATTTCATGCCAAGGCAGAACAGTGACAGCGGAACGTGTCTGTCGGTTGTCGCCGCCATAAACCAGCCATG
The sequence above is drawn from the Gammaproteobacteria bacterium genome and encodes:
- a CDS encoding type II toxin-antitoxin system HigB family toxin, with translation MRIIALSTLKAFWEENPEYQDAKEPTLAWYRHALHADWRSPAEVKQAFRNASILKDGRAVFNIAGNKYRLVVWINYAYRVVYIRFIGTHVQYDKIDVQTI
- a CDS encoding transcriptional regulator translates to MDIKPIKTDADYRAALNEIESLMMAGPDTPEGEKLDVMVTLIEAYEAKNFPMDLPDPVEAIKFEMERKSLTVKDLEPMIGKSNRVYEILNHKRSLTLKMIWKLHEGLGIPAESLIKPPQVHG
- a CDS encoding transcriptional regulator, translating into MALTKDFKDTIQARAQRDPAFRKALLQEGAECLLAGDVDTGKAVLRDYINATMGFEELSQVFDKSSKSLMRMFGPKGNPQASNLFAVIHYLQEQEGIHLEVKARRVA
- a CDS encoding type II toxin-antitoxin system RelE/ParE family toxin; translation: MEIREYLDAEGSSPYAKWFNRLNVAAAVKVATAVHRMEQGNFSNVKGVGAGVYEYRIDFGPGYRIYFGKEGDRLVLLLAGGTKKRQDADISAAKGHWRDYKRR